The DNA region TCACTCCAACGGATATGAAAATAGATTCTCGCATTGTTCATACCGAACGATTCCTATCACAAACAGGATATGAATATAATAAAAACCGTCTGCTACCTCCCAATACAGTTTGTGTCGTCTGCATTGCAAGCATCGGTAAAACTTGCATGACAACTGTTCCAAGCGTAACAAACCAACAAATTAACAGCATTGTCGTAAATCAACAAAAACACGATCCATACTTTGTATACTATCTTCTCAGAACTAAAACAGAGGTCCTTCATAATATAGCTAGTGGTGTCGCAAGTCCTATAGTCAATAAATCAACATTTGGAAATCTCGAAGTTTATGTTCCTCCTCTCCCAACCCAACGCAAAATCGCCGCCGTTCTCTCCGCCTATGACGATCTCATCGAAAACAACACCCGCCGCATCAAAATCCTTGAGGACATGGCACAGACCCTCTACCGAGAATGGTTCGTCCACTTCCGATTCCCCGGACATGAGAACGTCCGGATGGTGGAATCGTCGTTAGAACTTATACCGCAAGGGTGGGAGATAATTGCTGCGAGCGAAGCTATGTTCATAAATCCAAGGACTTCTGCTCCACGTGATACCAAAAAACCATTTGTGCCGATGAAGTCAGCAACAGAAAATTCAATGTTAATCACTGACGTAGAGGAAAAAACGGGAAACAGTGGGGCGAAGTTTAAAAATGGGGACACGCTATTTGCGCGTATTACTCCATGTCTTGAAAACGGTAGGACAGGCTTCGTCCAATTTCTTCCGAATGGCACTGAGATTGCTTTTGGATCGACAGAATTTATCGTTCTCAGGTCCAAAACGTTGAACCCATATTTTGTTTATCTTTTGGCACAGACACATGATTTCAGGGAGCATGCGATCAAGAGTATGACAGGAGCAACAGGGAGACAGCGTGTCCTCAACCAATGTTTTGATGATTATTTTTTGCCAAATCCCAATCAGGACATACTCGATCAATTCGAGTCTACAGTTATCTCTTTATTTAGAAAAGTCCAGAACTTTGCTGAGAAAAACACCAACCTCCGCCAAACCCGAGACCTCCTCCTCCCTAAACTCATCTCCGGCGAGATAGACGTATCTGAACTTGATATTGATATTGACATTGATCCCAAAAGCAATTGACAGATACAACGCGAGGGTGTATAATTTGCAACAAGACAATTGGGAGAAAACTTTATAGTGAACGATCCTGACCGAAACCTCGTCCTGCCCGGACAGTTTGATAACGTGACAAAACGCGGAGTCCGCAGAGATCCCAAGGGTTTCGTCACGACGCTCCTCGGTATAGAAGCAGACGAGTTTCAGGTCATTGAGACCGAGCAGCTCTCAATGAAAACGCACCTGGCTGATAGTTTTATACGCATTACCACTGGGAGCGAGCAAGCCATTGTGCACTGTGAGTTTCAGACCCACGACAGTCGGGCGGTCCCGATGCCCTTCCGAATGGCAGGTTATATCGGGAGTGCCCTTGCGTTTTACAAACTCCCAATCTATTCTCATGTCATTTACCTGCATCCAACGGCTGGACGTACCGACCCGGGGCTGTATGTCCAAGAGATGTCAGGATATAATATTGGCATCCAATACCGCGTGCTAAGACTCACTGAAATGGACGGGCAGGCACTTCTGGATCCGGACAGAGTGGGGCTGGTTCCGTTCGCAGCCTTGATGAAACCGCCTGCTTCCGTGGAGGTGCCAGAATGGATACGGCACTGTGTGCAAACGATTGAGGCAGGGACAGAAGACGAATCGCAGCAAAGAAAAACACTCGCGGACTTAGCGATTCTCGGTGGGTTAGCCTATGATTCTCAAGTCATCCGCGAGGCAATATCGGAGGTCATTGTGCAAGAATCTTCTATCATCCAATACTTCACTGAGAAAGCTCTTGAACAAGGCATCGAGCAGGGCATAGAACAAGGAAAGAAACAGCACGCTGTTGAAGCGATCCTTACAGTGCTGGAGGTCCGATTTCAGACCGATGTCGCTGAGAAACTCAAGCCTTTTCTTGGAGCCATTGACGATCTACAACGTCTGGATGCGTTACACCGTGTTGCGGCACGCGCATCAGACATTGATGAGTTTACGCAGGCTCTCTTGAACCTTGAAAACTGAGCTGCCCCGAAGGTTGAATCCCGATATAAAAGGGAAACCCATGTCCAAACAGAAAGCGTTTTTAGAGAAACTTCATATAAAAAACTTCTTGAGCTTGCGGAATATTACACTTCCACTGAAGTCCCTGACAGTGCTCGTCGGTCCCAATGCCAGTGGGAAGTCCAACGTTTTGAGTGCTTTGTACAGTCTCAGGTCAATGATGACTGATGAAAAACTTCCGCCAGTTGAATTAGTTCAGAGTTACCTTTGGGCAGGTAAAGCAAGTCATA from Candidatus Poribacteria bacterium includes:
- a CDS encoding restriction endonuclease subunit S — protein: MSSWHNLTINDLGQIITGSTPPTKKTEYYGNEYPFITPTDMKIDSRIVHTERFLSQTGYEYNKNRLLPPNTVCVVCIASIGKTCMTTVPSVTNQQINSIVVNQQKHDPYFVYYLLRTKTEVLHNIASGVASPIVNKSTFGNLEVYVPPLPTQRKIAAVLSAYDDLIENNTRRIKILEDMAQTLYREWFVHFRFPGHENVRMVESSLELIPQGWEIIAASEAMFINPRTSAPRDTKKPFVPMKSATENSMLITDVEEKTGNSGAKFKNGDTLFARITPCLENGRTGFVQFLPNGTEIAFGSTEFIVLRSKTLNPYFVYLLAQTHDFREHAIKSMTGATGRQRVLNQCFDDYFLPNPNQDILDQFESTVISLFRKVQNFAEKNTNLRQTRDLLLPKLISGEIDVSELDIDIDIDPKSN